Proteins from one Prosthecobacter sp. genomic window:
- a CDS encoding sigma-70 family RNA polymerase sigma factor, which yields MLPEPTTTHSALFPTTDWGALQQQETGPWTEAQEEAMAHLFRAYAGPLRVFLLQRGRSVQDAEDLVQDFFGHAVSRGILRQVERRESRFRSFLLAVFTRWLTDQHRHRTAAKRGGELPHQPISTDTMSGLEIVEEGSDEAACQAYDREWAWAVVRCAMRNLRDTYEKRGRLALYEALEGILPGGSVVRPYAEIAADLGMEEPAVRKAAHQLRASCAEFLRTEVARTLAEPGMVDEELRYLLRLLRGDR from the coding sequence ATGCTCCCGGAACCCACAACGACTCATTCAGCCCTGTTCCCCACCACGGACTGGGGCGCGTTGCAGCAGCAGGAGACAGGGCCGTGGACGGAGGCGCAGGAGGAGGCGATGGCGCATCTGTTCCGCGCTTATGCCGGACCGCTGCGCGTGTTTCTGCTGCAGCGCGGCCGCAGCGTGCAGGATGCGGAGGACTTGGTGCAGGATTTTTTCGGCCACGCGGTGTCGCGCGGTATCCTGCGGCAGGTGGAGCGGCGGGAGTCGCGTTTCCGCTCGTTTTTGCTGGCGGTGTTCACACGCTGGCTGACCGATCAGCACCGGCACAGGACGGCGGCAAAGCGCGGCGGTGAACTGCCACATCAGCCGATCAGCACTGACACCATGAGCGGCTTGGAGATCGTGGAGGAAGGCAGCGACGAGGCCGCCTGCCAGGCCTATGACCGTGAATGGGCGTGGGCCGTAGTGCGCTGCGCGATGCGCAATCTGCGCGACACGTATGAAAAGCGCGGACGGCTGGCTCTGTATGAGGCGCTGGAAGGCATCCTGCCCGGTGGATCAGTGGTGCGCCCGTATGCCGAGATCGCGGCGGACCTGGGCATGGAGGAGCCGGCGGTGCGAAAGGCGGCACATCAACTACGCGCCTCCTGCGCAGAGTTTTTGCGCACCGAGGTGGCCCGCACGCTGGCGGAGCCGGGCATGGTGGATGAGGAGCTGCGGTATTTGCTGCGGCTGCTGCGCGGTGATCGGTAA
- a CDS encoding DUF2490 domain-containing protein, translated as MRILLLLVCLAPACLQADEWWAWTMLDLWRAPPWSAGVFLGNRLDTEDGSYVQIISPRVKYQLLPWLETGIGLSTLSIENTRTHVRYWQERPELELNPKFDLTRQLRLENRNRMEWRWNEGEPFTTHRSRHRLQLGWTLPQPLGPLTRIFASNEWLIDLHRQNWTENRLVPLGLTFKLTENTDLDVFHMIVSQRARGSGWDAESVLGTYLRLRF; from the coding sequence ATGCGGATTTTACTTTTGCTCGTCTGCCTCGCGCCTGCCTGCCTGCAAGCCGACGAATGGTGGGCGTGGACGATGCTGGACCTGTGGCGTGCCCCGCCGTGGAGCGCCGGAGTGTTTCTGGGCAATCGTCTCGACACGGAAGACGGTTCTTATGTGCAGATCATCAGTCCGCGCGTGAAATACCAACTGCTGCCCTGGCTCGAGACCGGCATCGGCCTCTCCACGCTGAGCATTGAAAACACCAGGACCCACGTCCGCTACTGGCAGGAACGGCCCGAACTCGAATTGAACCCCAAATTCGACCTCACGCGCCAGCTCCGCCTCGAAAACCGCAATCGCATGGAATGGCGCTGGAACGAGGGCGAACCGTTCACCACCCATCGTTCACGTCACCGTCTGCAACTCGGCTGGACACTGCCTCAGCCTCTTGGACCGCTGACGCGGATCTTTGCCAGCAACGAGTGGCTCATTGACCTTCATCGCCAGAACTGGACGGAGAACCGCCTCGTGCCGCTCGGCCTCACCTTCAAGCTCACGGAAAACACGGATCTGGATGTGTTTCACATGATCGTCTCGCAGCGCGCCAGAGGCTCGGGTTGGGATGCGGAATCGGTGTTGGGAACCTATCTGCGCCTGCGATTTTGA
- a CDS encoding pseudouridine synthase, translating to MKLDRLIASHNAMGRQAAHLAIAARRVRVDSAVVTDSHHPVDRFTLVELDEAVIQQPERALYLMLNKPAGILSATKDAQHPTLIDLIDDPDKHTLHIAGRLDRGTSGLVLLTNDGRWSKRLMAAEEKVPKVYLVETLDPIAPAAVEAFARGFYFHTEDITTLPAELVILGERSARLTLHEGRYHQVKRMFHRVNNRVVRLHRESIGLIALPDDLVPGQWRQLSAQEIKAATESA from the coding sequence ATGAAACTGGACCGGCTCATCGCCAGCCACAACGCCATGGGGCGGCAGGCGGCGCATCTTGCCATCGCGGCAAGGCGTGTGCGGGTGGACAGCGCGGTCGTGACCGACAGCCACCATCCGGTGGATCGCTTCACCCTTGTCGAACTGGATGAAGCGGTCATCCAGCAGCCGGAACGTGCGCTTTACCTCATGCTGAACAAGCCGGCGGGCATTCTCAGCGCCACCAAGGATGCTCAACATCCCACTTTGATCGATTTAATCGACGATCCCGACAAACACACGCTGCACATCGCCGGACGCCTGGACCGCGGTACCTCGGGGCTGGTGCTGCTGACGAATGACGGCCGCTGGTCGAAACGCCTGATGGCGGCAGAGGAAAAAGTGCCGAAGGTCTATCTCGTGGAGACGCTTGATCCCATTGCTCCCGCTGCGGTGGAGGCTTTTGCACGCGGCTTTTATTTCCACACCGAGGACATCACCACGCTGCCCGCCGAACTGGTCATCTTAGGCGAACGTAGCGCCCGTCTCACGTTGCATGAGGGCCGCTATCATCAGGTGAAGCGCATGTTTCATCGCGTGAACAACCGCGTGGTGCGTCTGCACCGCGAGAGCATCGGTTTGATTGCCTTGCCGGACGATCTCGTGCCGGGACAATGGCGGCAGCTCAGCGCCCAGGAAATCAAGGCTGCCACTGAAAGCGCTTGA
- a CDS encoding sialidase family protein: protein MKHTLLLLSLLVLDAAAQDKALLDLALEPPVINTAPGPEYDADKRPGNMIIGIDRTPKGRLWAAWVGNGDSPNGFFMLATSDDDGKSWSKPRVVIDPQDGELNGVRYERRALVGNLWTDPLGRLWCFFDQSLGYFDGRCGDWYIRCDDPDAAEPKWTAPVRFADGCTLNKPTVLSNGDWLLPVALWTRDRMHGPGVDKEAHKDLDVIRMANVFASTDQGKTWARRSGVAFPRTDFDEHMIVERKDGSLWMLARTKDGISESTSSDKGMTWSEPQPSTIQNPSARFFIRRLASGKLILVKNGPINVRLPNRTNLKAFLSDDDGKTWGKGLLIDDRASVSYPDGFQAPNGDIHILYDWNRHTDAEILHTKFTEADFAPRKPAPVTPLDHNKPRATNAAPVWIPKKTVVNKAHAPHLPKDIKPDPKWAAQAAEDAKQDFKSIPYDGITPNKMVCDTTLRELPDGSWILFILAGGDTEPSPLNYTGVTRSTDQGKTWTPLAPFDVGFPREGKTIGQGPTELMILGQRSTLFFSTHSKHWANDWRSWYLTSDDSFKTWSKPMEVPGRLKERTFIRKHIVCKDGRIMIPFQHYIGPDDEQKKAPLDRSFTNPRNGVLISSDGGKTWSEHGNIRLTPNSRYFGWAENDLFEHPDGRITMVIRADGLGGLLYKAESKDGGKTWPEFASVTSIPNPGSKTTLYNLGPRKLSQKITEQTKDSESPLPSLSPVQNQETPVHDAVAILHNPNSKHRSPMALWISFDGMKTWPYQRVLQQESVDGPKGRMNYPDGFVSKDGQWLHFAFDDNRHRAVHYSAKLPPLK, encoded by the coding sequence ATGAAACACACGCTCCTGCTCCTCTCTCTGCTCGTTCTGGATGCTGCCGCTCAGGACAAGGCGTTGCTCGACCTCGCGCTGGAGCCGCCAGTCATCAATACTGCGCCCGGCCCTGAATACGATGCGGACAAGCGCCCCGGAAACATGATCATCGGCATCGACCGCACACCGAAGGGCCGCCTGTGGGCTGCGTGGGTCGGCAATGGCGACTCGCCGAACGGCTTCTTCATGCTGGCGACGAGTGATGACGATGGGAAGTCGTGGTCAAAGCCGCGCGTCGTGATTGATCCGCAGGATGGAGAGCTGAATGGCGTGCGCTATGAGCGCCGTGCGCTCGTCGGCAACCTCTGGACTGATCCTTTGGGCCGCTTGTGGTGCTTTTTTGATCAAAGCCTCGGCTACTTCGACGGGCGCTGTGGTGACTGGTATATCCGCTGCGATGATCCTGATGCCGCCGAGCCTAAATGGACCGCGCCAGTGCGTTTCGCCGATGGTTGCACACTGAACAAGCCCACCGTGCTCAGCAACGGCGACTGGCTGTTGCCAGTGGCGCTCTGGACTCGCGACCGCATGCACGGCCCCGGCGTGGACAAGGAGGCACACAAGGATCTCGATGTGATCCGCATGGCGAACGTCTTCGCCAGCACCGACCAAGGCAAAACGTGGGCGCGACGCAGTGGCGTGGCATTCCCGCGCACCGATTTCGACGAGCACATGATCGTCGAGCGCAAGGACGGCAGCCTCTGGATGCTCGCCCGCACGAAGGACGGCATCAGCGAGAGCACTTCCTCGGACAAGGGAATGACGTGGAGCGAGCCGCAGCCGAGCACGATTCAGAATCCCAGCGCACGCTTTTTCATCCGCCGTCTCGCCAGCGGAAAGCTCATTCTAGTTAAGAATGGGCCGATCAATGTGCGCCTGCCGAACCGCACGAACTTGAAGGCGTTCTTGTCGGATGACGATGGCAAGACTTGGGGCAAGGGGCTGCTCATTGATGATCGTGCCTCCGTCTCGTATCCCGATGGCTTCCAGGCACCGAATGGCGACATCCACATCCTCTATGATTGGAACCGCCACACCGACGCCGAGATCCTGCACACGAAGTTTACCGAAGCAGACTTTGCTCCGCGCAAACCGGCCCCGGTGACTCCGCTGGATCATAACAAACCACGCGCCACCAACGCCGCACCCGTTTGGATCCCCAAGAAGACGGTCGTCAATAAAGCTCACGCGCCACATTTGCCGAAGGACATCAAGCCTGATCCCAAATGGGCCGCGCAGGCCGCCGAAGACGCGAAGCAGGACTTCAAGAGCATCCCGTATGACGGCATCACGCCGAATAAGATGGTTTGTGATACCACCCTGCGTGAGCTGCCAGATGGATCATGGATTCTATTCATCCTGGCCGGTGGCGACACTGAGCCGTCGCCGCTGAACTACACCGGCGTCACGCGCAGCACGGATCAGGGCAAAACCTGGACGCCGCTGGCACCCTTCGATGTCGGTTTCCCACGTGAGGGCAAGACCATCGGCCAGGGACCGACGGAACTCATGATCCTCGGCCAGCGCAGCACGCTGTTCTTCTCCACGCACTCGAAGCACTGGGCCAATGACTGGCGCTCGTGGTATCTCACCAGCGACGACTCGTTCAAGACCTGGAGCAAGCCGATGGAAGTGCCCGGACGCCTCAAGGAGCGCACCTTCATCCGCAAGCACATCGTCTGCAAAGACGGGCGCATCATGATCCCCTTCCAGCATTACATCGGTCCCGATGACGAACAGAAAAAGGCACCGCTCGACCGCTCCTTCACCAACCCGCGCAACGGCGTCCTCATCAGCAGTGATGGCGGCAAAACATGGAGCGAGCACGGCAACATCCGCCTCACGCCGAACAGCCGCTACTTCGGCTGGGCGGAGAACGATCTCTTCGAGCATCCTGATGGCCGCATTACCATGGTCATCCGCGCGGATGGCCTCGGCGGACTGCTTTACAAAGCCGAATCAAAAGACGGAGGCAAAACCTGGCCTGAGTTCGCCAGCGTCACCAGCATCCCGAACCCCGGCAGCAAAACCACGCTCTACAACCTCGGCCCCAGAAAGCTTTCACAGAAGATAACGGAGCAAACGAAGGATTCAGAATCTCCGTTGCCTTCGTTATCTCCTGTTCAAAATCAGGAAACTCCGGTGCATGACGCCGTCGCCATCCTGCACAATCCCAACAGCAAGCACCGCAGCCCCATGGCCCTCTGGATCAGCTTTGACGGCATGAAGACCTGGCCCTACCAGCGTGTGCTCCAGCAAGAGTCCGTCGATGGCCCCAAAGGCCGCATGAACTACCCCGACGGCTTCGTCAGCAAAGACGGTCAGTGGCTCCACTTCGCCTTCGACGACAATCGTCATCGCGCGGTGCATTACAGCGCGAAGCTGCCGCCGTTGAAGTGA
- a CDS encoding PEP-CTERM sorting domain-containing protein (PEP-CTERM proteins occur, often in large numbers, in the proteomes of bacteria that also encode an exosortase, a predicted intramembrane cysteine proteinase. The presence of a PEP-CTERM domain at a protein's C-terminus predicts cleavage within the sorting domain, followed by covalent anchoring to some some component of the (usually Gram-negative) cell surface. Many PEP-CTERM proteins exhibit an unusual sequence composition that includes large numbers of potential glycosylation sites. Expression of one such protein has been shown restore the ability of a bacterium to form floc, a type of biofilm.) — protein MTLHPSLLLHCGLCLLLPCAPASAATLVFGDSVYHLATTEGSFTASFLANNTNTGQMQIAASDLVAQGLQAGNLLTGVRARLNGITTMIGDRTSSDFEITLAQAAFDLANMSTTFATNMIDPVLVRDGPLTIYDALMPESGVPRAFGQLISFDTPYTYQGGDLIFMFRKRGFSDFTSVDGETTDSSIIRNLNSSGFGATSGNFQTSFPVLQFEFTSSAPEPSRALLLLAGLLGVARRRRRRRRRRRRDF, from the coding sequence ATGACTCTGCACCCGTCCCTTCTCCTCCACTGTGGCCTCTGCCTGCTGCTGCCCTGCGCTCCTGCCTCCGCGGCCACCCTGGTCTTCGGCGATTCGGTGTACCACCTCGCCACCACGGAGGGGAGTTTCACCGCCAGCTTTTTGGCCAACAACACCAATACTGGTCAGATGCAAATCGCAGCCTCCGATCTGGTGGCACAGGGCCTACAGGCCGGGAACCTCCTCACCGGCGTCCGCGCCCGCCTCAACGGCATAACCACGATGATCGGTGACCGCACCAGCAGCGACTTCGAGATCACCCTGGCTCAGGCGGCCTTTGATCTGGCCAACATGTCCACCACCTTCGCCACCAACATGATCGATCCCGTGCTGGTGCGTGACGGACCGCTGACTATTTACGACGCGCTGATGCCGGAAAGCGGCGTGCCGAGAGCCTTCGGCCAGTTGATCTCCTTTGACACTCCCTACACCTACCAAGGCGGGGATCTGATCTTCATGTTCAGGAAAAGGGGATTCTCGGATTTCACATCCGTCGATGGGGAGACAACCGACAGCTCAATCATACGAAACCTCAACAGCAGTGGGTTTGGGGCGACCAGCGGCAACTTCCAAACCAGCTTCCCGGTGCTCCAGTTCGAGTTCACCTCCTCCGCGCCGGAGCCGTCACGCGCACTGCTGCTGCTGGCTGGGCTGCTGGGGGTGGCGCGGCGGCGCAGGCGGCGCAGGCGGCGCAGGCGGCGTGACTTCTGA
- a CDS encoding serine/threonine-protein kinase: MTAADLPTTRCPQCGTSLRAGETCAGCALELALVGVDDFEARHDDVTLIVPEPLPGFEALAEWTLPRLLAGYELRKVVGRGGMGIVFDAHDPRLDRRVAIKVLHGRAAASERAQKLFQQEMCAIAKLTHPHIITVHHADEAEGVPFFVMEFVAGQDLARKVRDHGPLEPVAALRLLIPAAEALAAAHAIGIIHRDVKPSNILATTGGEVKVADFGISRLLQEVEPGTEEPQGNNHLLGTADFMAPEQAANPEAVDARADIYALGCTLFYLLTGHEPCFEFTTRAEKLAAHASAALPDLAALRPGLPGEIMALWLKMTARDPAARFQTTDEALATLRRCEDIVSGNRARRQARQRRALMVAGSFSVAALVIGAALALWQAREARHQASEAQRQARDADAALEVLLDTLAETKAPRADEPLAAKDLIDRAAQKAASFHGDALRRARLQLALGHAYRGLNEDEPACRHFRLAMEASHETKLPDLLAEGITRSLAIALFDYGDGQEALPLLRLSLAHMDARHGPHHFRAITMHPAIGVTLMREGKADKAVQVFDEMLRRIPLAEPPLSPLQVARLRRNYGEVLLDAGQKDKALAAGRENIRIAETAEGPGGISVVEALEWHGRCCLRAHEFQEAHDASKRALEFCVGLQGATGARCIQIKDMLIRAKQGLARHDEAVAVRRDFLEKLRQLHGVKHPGTVREAAELVADLAIARQWPEAKAELDRWLDLLKRADGSLPPLAQSLIKAGETLEKAQKSE; this comes from the coding sequence ATGACCGCCGCTGACCTGCCCACCACGCGCTGCCCGCAGTGTGGAACGTCGTTGCGCGCCGGGGAGACCTGCGCCGGTTGCGCGCTGGAACTGGCGCTGGTGGGAGTGGATGATTTTGAGGCGAGACACGATGACGTGACGCTGATCGTGCCGGAACCGCTGCCGGGATTTGAGGCACTGGCGGAGTGGACGCTGCCACGGCTGCTGGCGGGCTACGAACTGCGCAAGGTAGTGGGACGCGGCGGCATGGGCATCGTGTTTGACGCGCATGACCCGCGTCTGGACCGCCGCGTGGCGATCAAGGTGCTACACGGCCGCGCCGCCGCCTCGGAGCGGGCGCAAAAGCTGTTCCAGCAGGAGATGTGCGCCATCGCGAAGCTGACGCATCCGCACATCATCACCGTGCATCATGCGGACGAGGCGGAGGGCGTGCCGTTCTTTGTGATGGAGTTCGTGGCGGGACAGGATCTGGCCCGCAAGGTGCGTGATCACGGCCCGCTGGAGCCGGTGGCGGCGCTGCGGCTGCTCATTCCCGCCGCCGAGGCGCTGGCGGCGGCGCACGCGATCGGCATCATCCACCGTGATGTGAAGCCCTCGAACATTCTGGCCACGACTGGCGGTGAGGTGAAGGTGGCGGACTTCGGCATCTCGCGACTGTTGCAGGAGGTGGAGCCAGGAACGGAGGAGCCGCAAGGAAACAACCACCTGCTGGGCACGGCGGACTTCATGGCGCCGGAGCAGGCGGCGAATCCGGAGGCGGTAGATGCACGCGCGGACATCTATGCGCTGGGCTGCACGTTGTTTTACCTGCTGACCGGACATGAGCCGTGCTTTGAGTTCACCACGCGTGCGGAAAAGCTCGCGGCGCATGCCAGCGCCGCATTGCCCGATCTTGCAGCGCTGCGACCCGGGCTGCCGGGCGAAATCATGGCCTTGTGGCTGAAAATGACCGCCCGCGATCCAGCGGCCCGTTTTCAAACGACGGACGAGGCTCTCGCGACCCTGCGTCGTTGCGAGGACATCGTGAGCGGGAACCGCGCGCGACGTCAAGCACGGCAACGACGTGCGCTGATGGTGGCGGGAAGCTTCAGCGTGGCGGCTCTCGTCATCGGCGCGGCCCTTGCCTTGTGGCAGGCGCGCGAAGCGCGGCACCAAGCCAGCGAGGCTCAACGTCAGGCCCGGGACGCGGACGCTGCGTTGGAAGTGCTGCTCGACACACTGGCCGAAACGAAAGCGCCGCGCGCAGATGAACCTCTGGCGGCGAAGGACCTCATCGACCGTGCGGCGCAGAAGGCAGCGTCATTTCATGGCGATGCCCTTCGGAGGGCGAGGCTACAGCTCGCACTGGGGCATGCCTACCGCGGGTTGAACGAGGACGAACCGGCGTGCCGGCACTTCCGGCTGGCGATGGAGGCTTCTCATGAGACGAAGTTGCCCGACCTGCTTGCAGAGGGCATCACCCGCAGCCTGGCCATCGCCCTCTTCGACTATGGTGATGGCCAGGAAGCCCTGCCGCTGCTCAGATTGTCCCTGGCGCACATGGATGCGCGGCATGGACCCCATCACTTCCGCGCCATCACCATGCACCCGGCCATCGGCGTGACGCTGATGCGCGAAGGCAAGGCTGACAAGGCGGTGCAGGTGTTTGATGAGATGCTGCGCCGCATCCCCCTGGCCGAGCCGCCGCTCAGTCCTCTACAGGTGGCGAGGCTGCGGCGCAATTACGGTGAAGTGCTGCTGGATGCCGGACAGAAGGACAAGGCGCTCGCGGCAGGCCGCGAGAACATCCGCATCGCCGAGACGGCGGAAGGACCGGGCGGCATCAGCGTGGTGGAGGCGCTGGAGTGGCATGGGCGGTGTTGCCTGCGCGCCCACGAATTCCAAGAAGCACACGATGCTTCGAAGCGAGCCTTGGAATTCTGCGTGGGTTTGCAGGGTGCCACTGGCGCGAGATGCATCCAGATCAAGGACATGCTCATCCGGGCCAAGCAAGGGCTGGCGCGGCATGACGAGGCGGTGGCCGTCCGCCGTGATTTCCTGGAGAAGCTGCGGCAGCTTCACGGCGTCAAACACCCAGGCACCGTCCGCGAGGCGGCGGAACTCGTGGCAGACTTGGCAATCGCCCGGCAATGGCCCGAGGCGAAGGCGGAACTGGATCGCTGGCTTGACCTGCTGAAACGCGCCGATGGCAGCCTGCCGCCGCTGGCGCAGTCGTTGATCAAGGCCGGGGAGACCTTGGAGAAGGCGCAAAAGAGCGAGTAG
- a CDS encoding polysaccharide deacetylase family protein — protein MTPPRMYLSIWLGIMLAADSGCTTQKAAKPDKLATEEARKALPFDDTENPLVKRLNNPSSMPVVPPAGARTSYSSVKITQQTLAMTFDDGPHPSLTPKLLDLLKERNIKCTFFLIGNLVKTYPDIVRRIIAEGHEIGNHTWSHCSLTSRSDAQIRTELKKSEDAVYEVAGVRPHLVRPPYGAINSRIKDLMFTEFGYSTIMWSVDPQDWRRPGVAAVTSRLVNGAHPGAIMLSHDIHPPTITAMPAMFDQLLAKGYQFVTVSQLLNMEKASMPVGVIIRPAAPVDDKDPQPLPQIKPKA, from the coding sequence GTGACCCCCCCGCGCATGTATCTCAGCATTTGGTTAGGCATCATGTTGGCGGCCGACTCCGGCTGCACAACGCAAAAGGCCGCAAAGCCGGACAAACTCGCCACTGAGGAGGCGCGCAAGGCGCTGCCGTTCGATGACACGGAGAATCCGCTCGTGAAGCGGCTGAACAATCCCTCCTCCATGCCCGTCGTGCCACCTGCTGGTGCGCGCACCTCGTATTCCTCCGTCAAAATCACGCAACAGACCCTGGCGATGACCTTTGACGACGGCCCGCACCCGAGCCTCACGCCGAAGCTGCTCGACCTCCTCAAGGAGCGGAACATCAAATGCACCTTTTTCCTCATCGGCAATCTGGTGAAGACCTATCCCGACATCGTGCGCCGCATCATCGCGGAAGGGCATGAGATCGGGAACCATACCTGGTCGCATTGCAGCCTTACCAGCCGTTCGGATGCGCAGATTCGTACCGAGCTCAAAAAATCCGAGGACGCCGTCTATGAAGTGGCCGGCGTGCGTCCGCACCTCGTGCGCCCGCCGTATGGCGCGATCAATTCACGCATCAAAGACCTCATGTTCACCGAGTTCGGCTACTCCACCATCATGTGGTCGGTCGATCCGCAGGACTGGCGTCGTCCGGGCGTCGCCGCCGTGACCAGCCGTCTCGTCAATGGCGCGCATCCGGGGGCCATCATGCTCTCGCATGACATCCATCCGCCCACCATCACCGCCATGCCCGCGATGTTCGACCAGCTCCTCGCGAAGGGTTATCAATTCGTCACCGTCAGCCAGCTTCTCAATATGGAGAAAGCCTCGATGCCCGTCGGTGTGATCATTCGTCCTGCCGCTCCGGTTGACGATAAAGATCCGCAGCCGCTGCCACAGATCAAGCCGAAGGCTTGA
- a CDS encoding ATP-dependent 6-phosphofructokinase, with protein sequence MTPAPPDTSIPTLGPCLFPSPLHRIGGVDAPFKTDAADRILYHSHLLEDGRDASTPSYEEAGARERIYFDPARTTAGIVTCGGLCPGLNDIIRGLVNQCNQQYGISRVYGFRYGYEGLVQRYGHTPLMLKPSSVEQAHHFGGTLLGSSRGQQDIGEMVDTLEDMKVDILFVIGGDGTLRGAAEIVKEIERRGLKKAVVGIPKTIDNDIRYLDKSFGFETAFAAAVQAVKCAYVEATGTVNGVGLVKLMGRDSGFIACYAALAGSNVDFVLIPEVAFELEGDGGLLESLRYRLNKRGSAVVVVAEGAGQHLMQTNSATDASGNQRYGDIGLFLKDRINTFFKERRTEVNLKYIDPSYIVRSVPANAADNVYCSRLAQSAVHAAMAGKTGMLVGRWHGSFVHLPLELVIHGRRKVDATQELWRSVLECTGQPALMR encoded by the coding sequence ATGACTCCCGCCCCGCCCGACACGAGCATTCCCACGCTCGGCCCCTGTCTGTTTCCCTCGCCCTTGCACCGCATTGGCGGGGTGGATGCCCCGTTCAAGACAGATGCGGCGGACCGCATTCTCTACCACAGCCATTTGCTCGAAGATGGACGCGATGCATCAACACCGAGCTATGAAGAGGCAGGAGCGAGAGAGAGGATTTATTTCGATCCGGCACGCACCACGGCGGGCATCGTGACCTGCGGCGGCCTTTGCCCTGGGCTGAACGACATCATCCGGGGTCTCGTGAACCAGTGCAACCAGCAGTACGGAATATCCCGTGTCTATGGCTTCCGCTACGGTTACGAGGGGCTGGTGCAGCGCTACGGGCACACGCCGCTGATGCTCAAGCCGTCCTCCGTTGAGCAAGCGCATCACTTTGGCGGCACGCTGCTCGGCAGCTCGCGCGGGCAGCAGGACATCGGCGAGATGGTGGACACGCTGGAGGACATGAAGGTGGACATTCTCTTCGTCATCGGCGGTGACGGCACGCTGCGCGGCGCGGCGGAGATCGTGAAGGAAATCGAGCGGCGCGGACTCAAAAAAGCCGTGGTCGGCATCCCGAAGACGATCGACAACGACATCCGCTACCTCGACAAGAGCTTCGGCTTCGAGACGGCCTTTGCGGCGGCGGTGCAGGCGGTGAAATGTGCCTACGTCGAGGCCACCGGCACGGTGAATGGCGTGGGACTGGTGAAGCTCATGGGGCGCGATTCCGGCTTCATCGCCTGCTATGCGGCGCTGGCGGGCAGCAATGTCGATTTCGTGCTCATTCCCGAGGTGGCGTTTGAGCTGGAAGGCGACGGCGGACTGCTGGAGAGCCTGCGCTACCGTTTGAACAAACGCGGCAGCGCCGTGGTCGTCGTGGCCGAAGGAGCGGGACAGCACCTCATGCAAACCAACAGTGCCACCGACGCCAGCGGCAATCAGCGCTATGGCGACATCGGCTTGTTCTTGAAGGACCGCATCAACACTTTCTTCAAGGAACGCCGAACGGAGGTGAACCTCAAATACATCGATCCCAGCTACATCGTGCGCAGCGTGCCCGCGAACGCCGCGGACAACGTGTACTGCTCACGCCTGGCCCAGTCCGCCGTGCATGCCGCGATGGCCGGCAAGACCGGCATGCTGGTGGGTCGCTGGCACGGCTCCTTCGTGCATCTGCCGCTCGAACTCGTCATTCACGGCCGCCGCAAGGTCGATGCCACGCAGGAGTTGTGGCGCTCCGTGCTGGAATGCACGGGACAACCGGCGCTGATGCGCTAG